The DNA region tggttaaaccaaaaggatcttccagtcGACCTTTTCTGGGGGGAAACTGGTGACAGTTTGGTAGTTTTGTAAGGAAGAAATGAGaaactttattgttttgaaaCAATAAATTTATCATCCAAAGTCTCGTTCCAGCAGCAGAATGAAGTAACGTTTTATCCAAAGAAcctcaaagacacacaaagagaatcTGAGGAAGCATCTTCATCATTAGTCCGTTTGTCAGAGTCCAGGTCAGCAGGAGAACGTCAGAACGTCACCACTTTGGTCTGTTTGGGTTTGGCTTTCTTCACTGGAACATGGACTTCCTCATAGTCTGCGCTCATGTTGTTGGACAACCAGGGAAGAGTCATTGAGTTTGCTGgacggagagaaaagaaagatgaagGTGAGACATAAGACTCcggacaccagactccattgacaaaaacatacattttaccccacagaacacaggagttgctggtcttctgctgcaTCAGTCacttagtttgtctgtgttgtttagAGCTACAACattattgtgttggatctgaacaaaccctttaaaacaccacaagtcacacaataacacaaactaactaacaactcgagacagcagcagagcagcagctcctgtgtcctgttctctaaaatccctgttttagtgaatgtagtctggtgtgtgtgctgtttgtggttaaaccaaaaggatcttccaggtctctctctgtagggatcctttccatgatgctgtcacacacttagaataacactctgagcctgtcagtggatcaaacaagctcttttagtggacctactgtgatcaggtgcagttgtcccaaaggatcacgttgcagccattgcagcccgtttggtgtctgctggctgaggtgatctactgagAGTTAaataaagggacatttccaggATATTCTAAAGGTGTGTGACACCTGACCCTGCAGTGACCTGGTCTGAGGACTCActtgctgcctgctgctctggACAGTCCTTCTGGAAATGTTCCACGGAGCCACAGATCCGGCAGCAGccgcctgcagacagacagacagacagacagacagacagacagacagacagacaggcggttAGCAACGAGACAGTGATGAGCGACGGTCAGCTGATCTCTGAGGTCGTACCTTTAGCGTAGAGTCCCTTCGGGTTATCAGGACAGGCCCGGGACAGGTGACCCGTCTGTCCGCAGATGAAGCACTTGGCGTACGGGAATTCACCTGCGGGACACGACAGCTGAGCGTTAGTGAGTCTGTGTTAGTTATCGGCCGTCTGTCAGCGGCGTCCGGCGGAGGATCTCCTCACCCAGCGCCGGATCCACTTTAGCCCGACACCTCTGGATCTCGTGTTCAGTGGAGCCGCAGCGGTAACAGATCCCCCGACCCAGCTCCTCATCGGCATCGGCCTCCGGACAGTCGGCCAGACCGTGACCGGGCTTTCTGCAGTTAAAACACAGCTGGGGGGGacaaggagggaggaggagaggaggaggagaggaggaggagggggaggaggaggtgtaaACTTCATTCCCTTCTTCATTTGTAATCTCACTAAAATCTCTGGCTCAGTTTTCTCACCATGTTGCTCTTCTTGTCGCTCTgcctcttcgtcctcctctcctctctccttctgtccttcttCAGGGCCGTCTGCAcctcctccctcagctcctcctcctccctcctccctcgcTCCCCTCTGGGCGCCGTCTGTCCGCTCTGCTGCAGATACTCCATGAAGCCGTTCACGTCCTCGTCCGTGTAGTCTTTCTTCTTACGGTTCGGTTTTTTCACAGCTGATCCAGCAGCCTGAGTCCCTCTCAGCTGAGACCCGGAGCCGCCTGGGCcgcctccccctcttcctcctcctcctcctcttcctcctcctcttctcagcTGACTCCATGGCGTGGCGTCTGCTGG from Pempheris klunzingeri isolate RE-2024b chromosome 19, fPemKlu1.hap1, whole genome shotgun sequence includes:
- the zcchc9 gene encoding zinc finger CCHC domain-containing protein 9, whose amino-acid sequence is MTRWARANNVHKHKPADATPWSQLRRGGGRGGGGGRGGGGPGGSGSQLRGTQAAGSAVKKPNRKKKDYTDEDVNGFMEYLQQSGQTAPRGERGRREEEELREEVQTALKKDRRREERRTKRQSDKKSNMLCFNCRKPGHGLADCPEADADEELGRGICYRCGSTEHEIQRCRAKVDPALGEFPYAKCFICGQTGHLSRACPDNPKGLYAKGGCCRICGSVEHFQKDCPEQQAATNSMTLPWLSNNMSADYEEVHVPVKKAKPKQTKVVTF